The Plasmodium knowlesi strain H genome assembly, chromosome: 12 sequence CCACTACACGAACGAAACGCTAAACCAGTTTTGTGAAAACGATGAAGAGCTGACACACGTCTACAGCCAAATGGACCACTGTAGCACCCTATGTCAGGAGCTGGAAACGGTGCTCACCAACCACAAGGACGAAATAACATACATATCAAGTGACATAAACGAAATACAGACGATCACAGAGAATATGTGTCACAAACTTCACAATAGGAAAATCACGTTGGAGTTACTAAACACATACATAAAAATTGTCTTAGTCACCCCACAGTTAATATGTGATATATGTAATGGACAAATAAATGAGCAGTTCattgaaaatgtgaaaatattaaCGAAGAAGTTAGAGAATTGTGAGCATTGCTTGTTCGATTCCTATCCGAGTATACGTTCCTCCCATGTGGAGCTAGTaaagttgaaaaataaagcaatCGACCGTATACACAGGTTTTTCCGAAACAGTATTTATGATATAGAGTGTAGAAGATGCAATGTACACTTCGTACAACAACATTTAGGCAGGTTCCATGAATTGAATACGTTCCTATACAACAATTGCAAGGATGCTTACACCTACTTGGTGAACGAGTATGTTGCTATTATGAACCGTACCTATTACAACCTATTCCGCATCTACATGCAAgatttggagaaaaagaaaatggagttCAATGGAGAGTTAACCATCGGTTGGACTGCTGCACACTTCGACCTTACGAACGGATCCAGTGATTTCCGCATCGGTGGGGGTTACCCTCTCAGTGACCCCTCTAACAGTCACACTAACCGAACGAACTTTGCAAACACACATGGTGAAGGGACCAACTCACAGACCGACTCACCCCTACAGGGGATAAACGCAAACCTCAGTCTCCTCTctgcaaaaaacaaaatgatgaatatTCTGGGCTTCGGTTCCAAGGAGAGTGCGACCACTcaagtaaagaaggaaagccTTTTCCCTCTGAATAAGCGGACAAGCGTTTTGCACGACTTGGCCTACTACCCGGGGGATATACCTACCCCGGAAATTCCCACCGGAGTTCATAGCCACGGAGAACCTCCTCCTACTGATCCCTCCATTCCCATCATCTTCACCACGGACAACCGCCCACATTACTTTGAGTCCATTTACAAATCCTTAAGTAAGCTCTTCCTGGACACAGGCACAGCGGAGTACCTCTTCACTTCCAACTTTTTTCGGAACCATGAGAATCACgattttctgtttctttacGTGTACGCCAAGACACTCACTCTCCACTTCGACTTCATGTATTATTACCTGAGTGAGTCCTTCGACTTTATTGCACTCTTCTGTATTTATATGATTAACCTGAACAACGAATGCCTTGCCAAGAGGAGGGGTATCGCTCCCTTGTATGAATTTATCAATCGGATTCAGAACCTGATTTGGAACCGAATCGACTATGTTGTTGGTGAGAACGTCAAGTCAATTACCCTTAAGGATGGAGAAATGAATCGTAGGAAGATGGATGACCAAATGGCAGAGCAACGAAGTATCCCTCTTAACAATTCCCACCAGAAAAATAGTCTATATAACTTTTTCCACCTTAACAGTGCGCAGACGGGGAGTGCCTACCTAAGTAGTGGTGGTGTTAATGCGTCCAGTGGTTATACCTTACCAGGGGGGGGTACTATCAATAACGCCTCTCCCGATCGGGTGTGCACCACTTCATCAACGACT is a genomic window containing:
- a CDS encoding vacuolar protein sorting-associated protein 52, putative; this translates as MQYERIQALVKEFQEDKYVLRAYGKIYALNRCKAYRSVRVEDVERRRRAGRGEDQPDGEGAKDLTEGGAEHPAQPDRITRIVNKTLHHYTNETLNQFCENDEELTHVYSQMDHCSTLCQELETVLTNHKDEITYISSDINEIQTITENMCHKLHNRKITLELLNTYIKIVLVTPQLICDICNGQINEQFIENVKILTKKLENCEHCLFDSYPSIRSSHVELVKLKNKAIDRIHRFFRNSIYDIECRRCNVHFVQQHLGRFHELNTFLYNNCKDAYTYLVNEYVAIMNRTYYNLFRIYMQDLEKKKMEFNGELTIGWTAAHFDLTNGSSDFRIGGGYPLSDPSNSHTNRTNFANTHGEGTNSQTDSPLQGINANLSLLSAKNKMMNILGFGSKESATTQVKKESLFPLNKRTSVLHDLAYYPGDIPTPEIPTGVHSHGEPPPTDPSIPIIFTTDNRPHYFESIYKSLSKLFLDTGTAEYLFTSNFFRNHENHDFLFLYVYAKTLTLHFDFMYYYLSESFDFIALFCIYMINLNNECLAKRRGIAPLYEFINRIQNLIWNRIDYVVGENVKSITLKDGEMNRRKMDDQMAEQRSIPLNNSHQKNSLYNFFHLNSAQTGSAYLSSGGVNASSGYTLPGGGTINNASPDRVCTTSSTTHFRSTDQGEVEEAATMRNTSVQYGSSHGECNQLKGHTERESTFPPPHGHVHPVVKRFSDFYCSLVVLTKLSLHFEKQHHVQMCCGVVSSREKENPQGKKDSPPSTTLAVHAEEEHPNRGEPLPTNQNGGKGAKSTDNAKSTDNAKSTDNAKSIDNAKGTDNAKGTDHPGDDLQNFKENIQVKSRTDEKENQIGLPDSGVKEKQKECNDRKEGEESERILKESFKTNPQTKGNQTIEEKYGHLKHFIQKLEGNIIDVLAFHKNQFAHSKDQLLFLINNYCHMIDIMKCNKMDEEKIERFDQLLNKEINAYVEYQLNHYATDLILFVCKHEEIVDKLKKDGYHPSDFTSEVDVKLMESVAIQFTKNWKDLFKNIKQEVTLSFIHNDTSAQVLKMLNTQILLYFTRFHQLLKGFFARIEPPPCVENLPSVDVVLVQIKKDAKAAT